In the genome of Streptomyces globosus, one region contains:
- a CDS encoding fluoride efflux transporter FluC — MSGPAGDGAGRVRPVVGPVDPDVDLHVPAQRAEPLGPVLAAVAAGGALGASARYGLALLWPAGQAGFPWAVFWTNAAGSALIGVLMVLIAEGGRTPPHPLLRPFAGTGVLGGFTTFSTYAGDFTRLWAAGEAGRAAAYAGATLAAALGAVWAAASVTRRAVGGGRG, encoded by the coding sequence GTGAGCGGTCCGGCCGGGGACGGCGCCGGCCGGGTCCGCCCGGTGGTCGGCCCGGTCGACCCGGACGTCGACCTGCACGTGCCGGCGCAGCGCGCCGAGCCGCTGGGGCCGGTCCTCGCGGCGGTCGCTGCGGGCGGCGCCCTGGGGGCGTCGGCCCGGTACGGGCTGGCGCTGCTGTGGCCTGCGGGCCAGGCGGGCTTCCCGTGGGCGGTGTTCTGGACGAACGCGGCCGGCAGTGCGCTGATCGGGGTGCTGATGGTCCTGATCGCCGAGGGCGGGCGGACGCCGCCGCACCCGCTGCTGCGGCCGTTCGCGGGGACCGGTGTGCTCGGCGGGTTCACCACGTTCTCCACGTACGCGGGGGACTTCACCCGGCTGTGGGCGGCGGGCGAGGCAGGGCGCGCGGCGGCGTACGCCGGGGCCACGCTCGCGGCGGCGCTCGGCGCGGTGTGGGCGGCGGCCTCGGTGACGCGGCGCGCGGTGGGCGGAGGCCGCGGGTGA